TATCAGCTTTACAAGCTATAGAGAGAGCACTAGTTGGTGTGCGGGAAGGGTGCACCATGAGTTATGACATACATACTGGAAGTGCAGATGGGGGAAAGGTTTCTTCAGTTGTTGCAGCTGGCATTGATTGCTTGGATTTGGTTCTGGAATTTGTTTCAGGTAATCAACACATCTGTGGATGGAATATTTCGGTAATTTTGGATCAAACGGTTCTACTATATTCTCAAAGGTGTCTATGGTGACTGTTTGTTCCACATAGCAGTTGCAAGTTGCAACTGAATTCTAACTTATATTTTAGTTCTGGGTGTTCTACTATCAGTAAAGTTTTTACTCGACCTTTGATTTTAAAAGGAAATGTCGTAATATATATGGGGTTATTTTCTAAACGTTACTGAACATCTTTCCTTTTGCACGCATATCATGAATGTAATTTGAAAACATTGTACTTCCCAATGAATATGGGTAGTACAGAAATGAAAAAAATCTTACTAATTTTGAAGACACGCTGGATATAACTACAAACCTTGCTGAAAAGAACTTTAGTATTTTGGAACCTATATTGGAACGTGGAAGACACTTGCCCAGTGTTGCAGAATAGGGGGCATGAACTAAATCTTTGCTTTTACATGTCTTCTACTAGTCATAGTGTTTGTGAAAAAAATAAGAACGTTAGAGTTGCTACGTATATTTCATAATAGTTATCCTTCTAGGTTCTAGGTAATTGATGTCGCTGTATGAAATCACAGTTTATCACCGCTCTGTTATGTATAATAGTCATGTCGGCTATTAGTACGTATTTTATTTAGATTTCAAGTGCATATGATTACAGTTTGTTGGGACTTGCTTGACTGaacatttatttttctttcaggACACAAACGTTTGAAGGTTGTTAAAAAATACATCCAGAGCTTCATTGCTAGTGTGTTCAATGTTATTCTACACTTGCAGAGTCCACTAATCTTTTATGAGCGAGTGGTCCAGAGTAAAGGTGATACTGATACTGATACTGATCCAGATCCAGGAACAGTTATTCTTATGTGTGTTGATGTACTGGTTAGAATTTCTGGCAAACATGCTCTGTACCAAATGGAGCCCTGGCATGTAGCACAATCTTTACGTATACCTTCAGCACTTTTTCAAGACTTCCATCTCTTAAAACTTTCTGAAGCTCCCATTCCTGATGATTCTTCAACAATTCCAAATAACCAATTCTCTAATCCAGTAGCAAGTTTACATTTCTCTGGCATAGATAGGCAATACTCGGTTGACCTATTTTCTGCTTGCTGCCGATTGTTACATAATGTTCTGAAGCATCACAAAAGGTAAGTGTACTCCTTTTGTATGAAAAACCTCACGACTATTAACCTTGGGAATAAGCtggaaaacataaaagtaaaggGCTGAATATGAAGAAGAATAGCTTTAAGCTTTTGATATTCATTTTCTGCAAAATGATTATTGAAGAGGGTTGATATGTGCGctgaatttattttcatttttggttTTCGTCCTCATCAAGTAGACTCCGAATataattgaattgttgtttCGTAATTTCTAGTGAATGCGAACGGTGCGTTGCTATACTTGAAGCTTCTGTTCGTGTACTTCTTCATTGTTTGGAGACAGTGGATGCTGATGCAGTCGTCAAGAAAGGTTTCTTTTCATGGGAAGTGGCTGCTGGAGTCAAATGTGCTGGTAGTCTCCGAAGGATTTACGAAGAGGTAGGTGACTTTTCTTATACATGCCTACATGCCTCACAAAAGTTATCTTTATTGTCTTACATTTTGGGTATATGTTCCATTATGTCGAAAGGGAGAAAACACAATGAGATCTTTCTCACCAGATTTTGTCATATCTATTTTGCAGATAAGACATCAAAAAGATGTCTTTGGTCCGCACTGTGCCCAATTTTTATCTAATTACATATGGGTTTATTCAGGATATGGCCCCCATAAAACAGGCATCAAAAGGTAATTTCTGGTACCTTGGAATATTTGTTGTAATGTTCATGAGATTCTTGATGAGCTCAAAAGGCATAACCGATAAGATAATTATACACTTGTGTTTCtcaattgtttttgttatgAATTAGTACCTTCAAAATTAGTACGTTATATCAACTCCCACTGGCCTCGGGTTAAGGTGGAAGAGGGGTGAGGGTGTAGATCCTATGTTTATAAGTCACTTTCTTCCCATTTTCCTCCCTCTTAAAACTTTTCCAGAAACTTGAGTTTGAAGCGATGTTATTGCCTTCCAATTTTTGTACAATGggaggataaaaaaaaaaaataggtgtACGTTCAAGTGACCTATTACTATCTCCAAAAGCATTAACCTTTGGAGCGGACAATCTTGGATTGACCGGCATACATTCATGTCATTCAGACTACCTGAACTatcttatgtttaattttcAGGGAAATAGATGAAGCTCTAAGACCAGGTGTATACGCGCTAATAGATACTTGCTCACCAGACGATCTTCAACGTCTTCATACCATTTTCGGAGGTAAAACAATTTTTAACTTTATCAAGGCTAAAATGTATGACTTGAAGGGCATTTAAATAGTCTCACATTTTCTTCTTGTTCGTGCAGAGGGTCCTTGCAGAAACACTTTGGCAACCTTAAAACATGATTACGAACTCAATTTCCAATACCAGGGAAAAGTCTAACCGAAGCTCTTTCCTACGGTGGGCTATACAGGCATCGTCATTTTGACATGACTACACAACTCTCCTAACATGTAAGTTGTAACAAATAGGGTAAAATGTAATGTATGATTATAAATTTGTAGTCATATCTTTCTCATTCTTTAAGCTACAAATGGTAGCAAATCCTCATTGAAGTTACAAAGCTCTGTTCATAATACTGACTTGGGCCTAACTTATCTATGTTAATGGGCTGTCATCCCTTTTTGGGTCAGAATTTTATTGCTTGTTTGAGCATAAGTTTAAGCGTAAACAGTGCAACTTTAAACGTTTCCACATTATTCGTTATCATAATATGTGGAAAATCTTGTCTTATCCAATTGTTTGATTCATGTGGTCGTGGTATTAGAGCCTATTTACGAGTGTAAAAAGCACTTTTGCTCAAAAGCGTTTTTGTTAGAACCGCACTACGTACGACCTCTAACGATAAGGATCATGATCATGATGTGTTTCTCACCTAAAATGTACTCTCCACCCACCCTCCTTGTTCAGCTGGTCCCCTTTCATTTGGGATATTTAGTGATTCTATATTCCTAAATGGTATGATTAGGCAGCTGGTATGAAAACGATTGATTGAGCAACCACCAAACCAAATGCTTAGTCCAAAAGAAAGCACCAGAAACTTGTGCGGTTGAGATTATGGGACCTATAAGATATACACACAAGTCCTTGTTTATATTTGTCAATTgggtttcaaatttcaatttccaTCTGCTTTTTTTCTCTCTGCAGAACATCAACTTCCATTGACAGAGGCCATTGAATCTTGATGGGACATCACTGTTGCAGAAGAGAGGCCCCCTCCTCATACCCAGTTCTGGTTTTCTTGGCGGTGGCCACTGTGCTTCTTCTTCTGTCGTCTTTGATCTCCTTCAATGTTGAAACCCCCACGTTTGAGATCAATTGGGGGCTCATAGCCATGCCGTTGCTGTTGCTAGCGGTTGTGCATTGGTTGTCGTCGGAAACTCCCAAGAAGCCGTATTGTATGCCTCCACCGTGTTGGAAGTGTGGGCGCCCTTGCAAGTGTGGCTACTTCTGAAAAAGTGCTGCTGTAGTTTCAAGAGAGCTGGTTTGTCTAGTTCTCATCTTAGACTAAGAGGGTTGATTTCCTTGTTGGTTTAATTATTGTATTTGTATGTAATGAGTTAAAGCTGTTGGTACTCGATCAAGTTTGGGTAAAATATGGTTGTAACATGATTCTGAATTCGTGAATATGACTGTAAATTTCGCATGTGTTTTTCTTGTATTATTCACTATCCTCAGCTGGTGACGCCATAGCACAAGCGAATCGAAATACCAAATTTTCGTCGATTAGCTCTTAGTCCAATGATACTTCTGTTATTATAAAACCCTCCCAATCACCCCAAGAACGAAAGGGGAGATATCGTAGTTCATGGTCTCTGTAAAAGAAACGTTTTTAGGTGCTCTGTTTCATGTCCCCATTGAGCCTAAACTCGTACACTGATAAAAGATGTATGGATTTTGAAGAAGAGTGGACCCatcagaaaataaaattaacccAAGCTAAACATTTGATTGAATGAAATTCATATTTGTTTTGTGTATTCGAAgtgagtttttgtttttctttctcaaatcaAATGTTTAACTTGATTGTGTTGAGTGAATCCACGATAAGAAACGTTAAAGTTTTCTTTGTTACCCTGATTGAGTGATTTTCCCATATCTATCCCCCGTTCTTTCCATCCACCCTTGTTTCGTCCTGCAACATATTCCCTAGTCATCtgatgaccaagaatattcacCGGTCACCTGCTCAACTGTTTATCTGCGATCGCATCCGTAATGTTTTTCTATTATTAAATTTGCATGTCCGGTGCAGGAATGGGGTTGTAATTATTATCGGGCCCAGTGGGTTGATATTTTAAGTTTAAAGTGCCTCCACCGACTTTTTGTTAGTGCACACAGAGGGGATGGATGCATGCCACGGATTGAAAGCCTCCACCGACTTTTTGTTAGGCCACGCAGAGGGGATGGATGCATGCCACGGATTGGAAGCCTCCACCGACGTTTTGTTGGGGCACACATAGTGGATGCATGCAACGCATTGGAAATATGAAAAGTAACGTAATTATTTATAATTTGCTATCCGAATAACATAAATTATGTGACGTAAAGCATGTATATCAGTTaagttttatatataaaataatctattctgatattataaaaaaatatgaaatttctaCATAAAATCAATTAGTAATATAAAAAATAGCTCGATTATTTATAAGTACATGCAACATTCTCTTTTTTCTGCTATGAGATCAATACTCTCAAGTTGATGACCTAATTGAAGGGAAGCTTAGCAATAGCTCTTAAGTAACAGTGTAggtactatttttcttttcaatttcaaaGCATGTTAAAGTTCAATTTCCTcctttcaataataaaaaaaaaaattgtcgatcaatagatttttattttaatttaaacaaaattaatattgGGAAAACATATATTTATTGTAGGGATCTTTTTAATCAAACCCATATTATAAGATTAATTTgcggagaaatttttaattgtaacAGGAATGCGGATGGTACATCAcatgtttttatgcaagtggtgaaaatttttaatttttaaattattaaccttttaacacacataacccaccatttatatagagacacgtgatgtatcatctCGTGTGACGgtcaaattgaaaaatatctccATTTGCGGATCTCCTTATAGAAAATCAATCCCAACAAATTCCCTTGTGACATAGGCAACAATTAAAATCGTTAaaccttcttttcctttttcttgcaCAAAAAATGGTAGAAGCTTAAAATATGTAAAATAAACCATATATATGTCTTTATCAATCACTGGATTTTTATCTTTAGAATATTTACTAGAATCTCTTTCTTTTTGGCCGGTGTAGGTATCTTTTGAGAGTTCATGTGCTTGAAAGCAAACACATATGTATAAGTTAAAGAACTCTTCTTATCTTATTGGTCTTCTTTTCCTTGTCGGCCAATGCATCGCCGTCCACTTCACCCATCAAAACCCCATAACTTTATTAAGCAATATAAACAAAGAAATCTAAAACCAAATATCTAAGCATATACTCCTAACAAAGAAACAATAATGTCATTTAGATACGCAAAGCTAACTACATAGATgggtgaatttttttaattatggtTTGTATTAGATAATGCGTCAATAATGTGAACAATTTTGTCTTATCAAAAGCATTACTCAAAGAAATACTTGAtccttcatttttattttttttaaaaacaaatcaGAGTTTAATAATGTGTGcagaatttttgtttttcataaaTTACTTGTTTATGCGTGTGAGTATGTAGTTTACaataaaagagaaaatgacTTTTTATGCAGAAAACCCAAGTATTATTCTCTACTTAATTCAATAATTGAATACCTCCAAAACATTTACTCCCCACCCCACCATCTTTTGTCTATAAAGCCACAAGTCCTTCAATCCATATCAACCTCTTGAATAATCTACTCTCCTTCCAACAACAAAAAACCTTCCCTTCAAATCACATGGCTTACCATGGAAGAAGCCAAACCAGCTCCTTCTTAGAAGGGTTTTCTCTAAGCCCCCTGCCCTACCCAGTTCTCCTAATCCTGGCAGTAATCTCCATCTTCCTGGGCATCTCATGGTACTCCTCCTATGAGTCAGCTGTGGAAGAAGCTGAAGAGCAATTCAATTGGGTTCTTTTGCTCATACCAATAGTTCTCATCCTCATTGTGAAGGGCCTCTCATCTATGGATCCTGATTGGCTCTTCTCCATGTCGCCGTGGGACCGCCGCCGGAGGACTCACCATATACCTTCAGAGGGAAGCTCACCTTGGGGTGTTGCTGCTTTCATTATTCTCTTGCTTGTTTTGCTGCAATACCGGTCTTCTTTTCGTGATAGCTGGCTCATTTAATTAGTATGTGGATGTAGTaggattgttttttttatgcTCTGAGTTC
This genomic interval from Malus domestica chromosome 05, GDT2T_hap1 contains the following:
- the LOC103436232 gene encoding uncharacterized protein, which produces MAYHGRSQTSSFLEGFSLSPLPYPVLLILAVISIFLGISWYSSYESAVEEAEEQFNWVLLLIPIVLILIVKGLSSMDPDWLFSMSPWDRRRRTHHIPSEGSSPWGVAAFIILLLVLLQYRSSFRDSWLI